The Glycine soja cultivar W05 chromosome 6, ASM419377v2, whole genome shotgun sequence genome has a window encoding:
- the LOC114415438 gene encoding uncharacterized protein LOC114415438, translated as MGAVSVVRVDDDDGDSFKKAGAVPFKWEVKPGLPIVQQKLHHQKLESPSLKLRPPPPVGAYLLSPAEPRSRSFRSTPRDRSDRWRFKRPLLAQAESVSSGCFFSPFLRRLQRRKKVPKRVFEEDYRPELETLGRWSLSSTKSLSPFRASTTSSSVASSPRPVSDAEWAGFGLF; from the coding sequence ATGGGTGCAGTGAGTGTAGTAAGagtggatgatgatgatggtgattcATTTAAGAAGGCAGGTGCAGTTCCTTTTAAGTGGGAGGTAAAACCAGGACTCCCTATAGTGCAACAGAAGCTCCACCACCAGAAGCTGGAATCGCCGTCGCTGAAGCTGAGGCCGCCGCCGCCGGTGGGTGCCTACCTGCTTTCTCCGGCGGAGCCTCGGTCCCGGTCCTTCCGGTCCACTCCGAGGGACCGGTCTGATCGGTGGCGGTTCAAGCGGCCTCTTCTGGCCCAAGCCGAGAGCGTGTCGTCTGGTTGTTTCTTTTCGCCGTTTTTGAGGAGGCTGCAACGGAGGAAGAAGGTTCCGAAGCGAGTATTTGAAGAGGACTATAGGCCGGAGCTTGAGACGCTAGGTCGGTGGTCTTTGTCGTCGACGAAGTCGCTCTCGCCGTTCCGGGCCTCGACGACGTCGTCTTCTGTGGCGTCATCGCCCCGGCCCGTTAGCGATGCCGAATGGGCCGGGTTTGGGCTTTTCTGA